Genomic segment of Catenibacterium mitsuokai:
TTAATAAGATGTTTTTTGTCTAGATCATGTCCTTGCATCAACCACTTTTTAACGATATCTATTGCTTCTCCTGACTCTCCACATAATCCCATAACACTATTAATAAGTATATCTTTCTTATTCAGTTCGGGATTCAGTGTTCTCATTGCTTCTTTTTGATAATTATTAATATTCATTGTAGTAAAGAAAAAGCCCTGAATAAATCAGGACTTTAAGTGTTGAATTAATTATTTGCTAGCTTCTTCGATAGCAACTGCAACTGCAACAGTAGCACCTACCATTGGGTTGTTACCCATACCGATTAAGCCCATCATTTCAACGTGAGCTGGTACTGATGAAGAACCTGCGAACTGAGCATCACTATGCATACGACCCATAGTATCAGTCATACCATATGAAGCTGGTCCTGCAGCCATGTTATCTGGATGTAATGTACGACCAGTTCCTCCTCCTGAAGCAACTGAGAAGTATTTCTTACCCTGTTCGATACATTCTTTCTTATATGTACCTGCAACTGGATGCTGGAAACGAGTTGGGTTAGTAGAGTTACCAGTGATTGATACATCTACACCTTCCTTATGCATGATAGCTACACCTTCACGTACGTCATCTGCACCATAGCAGTTAACCTTAGCTCTGTCACCATCTGAATAAGCAGTTCTAGATAATTCTTTAACCTCACCTGTGAAATAATCGAACTGAGTTTCAACATATGTGAAACCATTGATTCTTGAGATGATCTTAGCAGCATCTTTACCTAAACCATTTAAGATAACTCTTAAAGGATGCTTACGAACTTTGTTAGCGTTTAATGCGATCTTGATTGCACCTTCAGCAGCTGCGAATGATTCATGACCAGCTAAGAAAGCGAAACACTGAGTTTCTTCATCAAGAAGTCTTGAACCTAAGTTACCATGACCTAAACCTACTTTACGATCATCAGCAACTGATCCAGGAATACAGAATGACTGTAAACCAATACCGATTGTCTTAGCAGCATCAGCAGCCTTAACGTCACCTTTCTTGATTGCGATTGCAGCACCTACAGTGTAAGCCCAGCAAGCATTTTCGAAGCAGATAGGCTGAGTAGATTTAACGATGTTATAAACATCAATTCCTTTATCATCACAGATCTTCTTAGCTTCTTCGATATCTTTGATACCATATTCGTTTAAAGTTTTATTGATCTGGTTGATTCTTCTTTCATAACCTTCAAATGTAATAGCCATTGTTCTACCTCCTAATTATTCCTTTCTTGGATCGATGTACTTAGCAGCATCAGCAAAACGTCCATAAGAACCTGTTGCTTTCTTAACAGCTTCATTAGCATCTTCTCCAGCTTTGATCATGTCCATCATTCTTCCAAGATTTACGAATTCGTAACCGATGATCTGGTCATCATTATCTAAAGCAACTCTAGTAATGTAACCTTCAGTTAATTCGAGGTAACGAGGACCTTTCTTCTTAGTAGCATAAGATGTACCTACCATTGATCTTAAACCTTTACCTAAGTCTTCAAGACCAGCACCTACTACTAAACCACCTTCTGAGAAAGCAGACTGAGAACGTCCATAAACGATCTGTAAGAATAATTCTCTCATTGCAGTGTTGATAGCATCACAAACTAAGTCAGTGTTTAATGCTTCAAGTAAAGTTCTACCAACTAAAGCTTCAGCTGCCATAGCTGCAGAATGAGTCATACCTGAACATCCGATAGTTTCGATAAGTGCTTCTTCAATGATACCTTCTTTAACATTTAAAGAAAGTTTACAAGCACCCTGCTGTGGAGCACACCATCCGATACCATGAGTGTAAGCAGAAATATCCTTGATTTCTTTAGAATAAACCCATTTGCCTTCTTCAGGAATTGGGGCACAACCATGATTGCCGCCCTGTTTAACGCAATACATTTCTTCAACTTCTTTTGAATAAATCATTTTTTTACTCCTTTCATTACTAAATGACTGTTGATTCAAGGTGAGGGTTATCACCTGTCAAAATTATATGACACCATGCTTTTAAAGTCAATGAAACTCAAGAAAACAGCATGCAAAAAGTAGTATAAAAAGGGCTTAAAATAACGAGTTTTAGGCTTTATCAGGACTTGTGAAAAAATAAGCGTTTTCATTTTTGCTGTTTGAAAATTACAGTATGTAAATATGTTGTTTCAGTTCAAATAATATTCATACACTCATTTTAAGATTATAATGACAATGCCATGAAAGAAGGAATGACCTATGAAACATAAAAGACTGACAACAAAACAAAAGAGAATATTGAAGAATATATTAGTTGTCATATTGCTTATCATCAGTTTTCCTAGCTATACACCCTCACAGGTGATTATAGAAAGTGATCATATTTTAATAAGTAATCACCTCCTATCTAGACCTATAGAATGTATCAGTTTTGATGGACTCACGTATACTGGTATGGATGGTAAGAAGTATAGTCATAAAAACTATGTAGGGGTACAGCCTCTTACAATCTCTAATACAATTACATTCAGTTCTTCCAAGACGCTCTATAGTGCACCATTTTCATACTATGCTACTTCTAATACTGTTCCTGCAGGAAGTTATCATGTCACAAAAGAAGCAGGGCGCTATATGTATATAGAAGGAAAGGGGTGGGTCTCTTCTCAATATGTGAGTATAGATGTCAATAATTCTATAGAGAATACAACTGGGATACCACTCTACAAAGATTATATGATCCCTGAAACAAGTAGTCATCGTACTCATTATGCAATGAGACCACTGTATATTACAATCCATACAACAGATAATACAAGTAAAGGAGCCGATGCTTTGAGTCATGCTAAACTTCAATATACAGGTAATGTACGTTCTGCTTCCTGGCATTATACAGTGGATGATCACAGTATCTACCAATCATTACCACTTAATCAGCAGGCAGGACATGCAGGAGATGGTGTCATGCCAGGTAATAGTGCGTCTATTGCGATAGAGATATGTGTCAATTCAGATGGCAATTTATATATGGCAGAAAAAAATGCTGCCAAACTTGCAGCAGCATTATTAAAACAATACAACCTCAGTGTAGATCAACTCCGTATGCATCATGACTGGTCAGGTAAAGAATGCCCTCGACCAATGATAGAAGGGCAGTCTGGATCAATGAACTGGGAGAGTTTCAAGAAACAAGTCTATAATTACATGCGTACAGTATGAAAAAAGGAAGCTCACGCTTCCTTTTTAAATGCCTATTCAATCATGATAGGTTTCTTTTCTTCAATCTTTTCAGGCTCAGTCTTAGGGAAAGCAATCATCAATTCACCATTCTCAAACTTAGCAGTGAAGTCTTCTTCTTTATAACCCTCACCAACATAGAACTTTCTTGAACAGCTACCTGTATAACGTTCACTTCTGATAACCTTACCGTTCTTATCTTTTTCTTCCTTATCCTGATTAGTATTAGCAGAAACTGTTAAATAACCATCAGTCAAGTCTAGAGAAATATCTTCTTTCTTATATCCAGGAAGAGCAATGTTCATTTCATAGTTGTTGTCTACTTCCTTGATATCACACTGCATTGCATTCGTTGATGGACTCATCCAGCCATCATCAAACATATCATCAAACACATCATAGAAACCAGGTAAAAATCTCATAAATAACATCTCCTTTATCAAATTTAAACATGGGATTCTTCGTCTCGTGTTATGAGCTATTCAATCATAATAGGTTTCTTTTCTTCAATCTTTTCAGGTTCAGTCTTAGGGAAAGTGATCATCAATTCACCATTCTCAAACTTAGCAGTGAAGTCTTCTTCTTTATAACCCTCACCAACATAGAACTTTCTTGAACAGCTACCTGTATAACGTTCACTTCTGATAACCTTACCGTTCTTATCTTTTTCTTCCTTATCCTGATTAGTATTAGCAGAAACTGTTAAATAACCATCAGTCAAGTCTAGAGAAATATCTTCTTTCTTATATCCAGGAAGAGCAATGTTCATTTCATAGTTGTTGTCTACTTCCTTGATATCACACTGCATTGCATTCGTTGATGGACTCATCCAGCCATCATCAAACATATCATCAAACACATCATAGAAACCAGGTAAAAATCTCATAAATAACATCTCCTTTATCAAATTTAAACATGGGATTCTTCGTCTCGTGTTATTAGTAGATTGTAATTGATTTCTTTTCAACTCTCTTTGGAGCTTCCTTAGGAACTGAAATCATTAATTCACCATTATCAAACTTAGCCTTGATATCTTCTTCAGTAAATCCTTCACCTACATAGAAACTTCTAGAACAGTTACCACTATATCTTTCACGTCTTACAATACGTCCTGCTGTTTCTTCTTTCTTAGCAGATGCTGATACTTTTAAGTAGCCATCCTTAAGTTCCAAAGCAATATTTTCTTTCTTATATCCAGGAAGCGCAATATTCATTTCATAAGTATTTTCAGTTTCACGAATATCACATAACATTGTATTTGCTTTTGTAGTATTGACTCCTGAATCAAATAAATCATCAAACACATCATTGAAGTTTGGATAATATCTCATATTTGTTCGCCTCTCTCAACGTTTTTTCTTTTTTCTAGTAACCTCTCTATCGATTACAACTATTATTATAGTCACTCTTTTAGCAATGTCAACACTTGAGTGCTAAAAATTAGCACTTTCTTTTATAAAGTGCTAAAAAGAAAAGAACCTGCCTATTTGGCAGGTTCTAAGTCAATCGCTTTTAATTGATAAGCAGTCATATCAATTTCTTTATTACTTATAATTTCAATAGTATCTGAATTGTTGTAAATACGTGTAGTAAAGGCATAAGCACCATCATTGATGAATAGCTCTAAAGAAGATGTGTCGCTAAACAAAGTCATATTATTCATTTCAGGAATTTTAATATGCTTCACACCACGACCTGAACCGCTTTTATTCATATCGATAGTGAGAAGACCATCTTCATAATTCATATTTTCCTCCATTTCCCCGCACCTTCGTTGCGCGGACACAAATATATAACCAAACTCAAATCCACCAAAACTCTAGTGTGCCTCTCGATATAATAGTATAATCAAAGAGAGGTGGTATACTACAGAGCACGTAGGGGTGAGTAGGCAATTCTACTTAAATAGAATATCCTGAATATTTATAAGTCGCCGCTATCTTTTCAAGCACAAATAAGTTGGACTTAGAGCCAGGACACTTATGATTGTACAATCAACTGAGTGATTAGCTTAGATAGCAGTCAATGCCACTTCTCTTCTTTCAATGAAAGGAGAGATTTTTTTATGAAGATTGTTAGACCAATCTGCTGTGGCATGGATGTTCACAAGAATATCATTGTGGCTACAATCGGTATTACTAATAAGAAAACTCGTATTACTGAATACATCCAAGAAACGTTTTCAACTTTAAACCATGATTTACTGAATCTTAAACAGTGGCTCATTAATCACAAATGCTTTGATGCATGCATGGAATCTACTGGTAAATATTGGATTCCAATTTTCAACATCTTAGAAGATGAAATCAATATTTACTTAACTCATCCAAAATATGTCAAAGCAATTAAAGGAAAGAAAACTGACAAGAAAGATTCAAAATGGATCTGTGATTTATTTAAACATGATCTAATCAAATTTTCTTTTATACCACCCAAAGAAATAAGAGCTTTACGAGAAATATCTCGCTATCGCTATAAATTGGTTGGGATGCGTTCCTCTGAACGTAATCGATATCAGAACTGTATGACAGTTTCCAATATCGGTATTGGTTCTGTATTTTCAGATCCGTTTGGAAAGTCTGCACAAGCAATCATGAAAGAAGTACTTGAGTCAGATATCATTGAAGATGAGAAAATTTTGAAATGTATCCATAGATCGTGTAAAAATAAAGATAAGATTCTAGATTCCATTAAACACTGCAATATTGAAACTGATCAAAGGTTTAAAATGAATGAGTCAATGACTCATATGGAAGAATTACAAGTCCATATTGATAACTGTGAAATCGAAATGATGAAACGTGCAGCACCAATGTTCGATCAATTCATGCACATCACCCAACTACCAGGCATCAGCACTTTATCTGCAATCCTTATTATTTCAGAAATCGGAGTAGATATGAAACAATTCGAATCAGATAAACAACTAACCTGTTGGGCTGGATTAGCACCTGCAAATAACGAAAGTGCTAATAAGAAAAAATCAGTTCGTATTTCTAAAGCAGGTCAATATTTAAAACCTTTATTAGTTCAGTGTGCTCTTGGAGCAATCAAAGATAAGGAGGGCTATTTTGGAATTAAGTATTCTCGTATCAAAAAGAGACGAGGTCACAAGAAAGCCATTATCGCAATTGCAAGAATGATGCTTGTCAGTATATACCATATGATTCTTACTGGAGAGACATTTAATCCTTCAGATTATGAATCATTTAGAAATCCTAATCCACCTATAAAGCAACAAGATTTAACAGAAGAATCAGCAATTGAGTTTCTTAAGAAATCAGGTTTTGACGTTTCTAAATTAACTAAACCATAATATTCAATTATTCTATTTTTTCTAAATTATTCAAACTTGTTTTTAAGTTTGTCTTTTTTTATACGTTTAGATTGATTTTTGTTTCACACTTACACCTCTTAAATGAAGTTTGAATGACTGAGGGAGGTCAGTTATATGGCATTCAAAACAAGACGTATTCATTGTAAGAGATGTTCCCTTTACTTCTTTCTTCTCTTCTCTTAAAGACTGATATTCTTCAATAGGGAACTGATAAAGTCTACCTTCATGCTCAGTAATCTCTCTAAAGAGAGTGAAGGCATGCTGACGTCCTTCTTCTACGGTAGGATTTGTATAATCAATATCAGGAAGCCCCATCCAACCGGCCATGATCATACGACCTTTTTCATCTTTGAAGAACTGCTGGGCATAGATATCAAATCCATGATCAAACTCGATAAAGTCTTCTAGTACGCAATCTTTCTCTAAATCTGTTGTAAGAGGAAAGTATCCATTCTGATAAATAGCTTCATAATCATAGTTATGACTTTCTAGTCCCTGAGGACAACAGAATAAGAACTTCTTCTTTTCAAAACTTAAATAATTCGGACACTCCCACATATAACCAAAAGGTTTATGGTAGTCAACAGTCTTCATGTAATCCCACTTCTTTAAATCTTTTGATGAATATAAGATTGCACAACCATGTGAATCAAGGGTTCTTGCTCCTAGAACCATATAATACATACCATCATTTTCATAAACGTAGGGATCTCTTACATGACAAGACATGTTTTGAGGATAATCCTTGTTGTAAAGCACAACTTCCTTATGATCTAATACAAGCCCATCTTGTGAATCAACCATCATCACATTATGTTCTCTACCTGCATTAATATAATCATAATCGCCAGGCAGCTTTACATTACCAGTATAGAACTGACTACTCCCACGGGCAAGCCCGTGGGGTTCTGATTACCAAGTGTAGCTTGTAATCGTACATCATTTTCAGACTTTGGAGTTACAAGTGTAAATCTATTTGAATTAGAACTTTCATTACCAAGCAGTCCATCGACCACATTAACGGTAAATTTCTACTTTCGTAAGGAAGTATAATCGATCTCCCTGAATATGTTTTACGCTATCTTAATTCCGCTATTTAATACCTTGATCTCGTTAACCTTAATCCATTCGATTAGGGCTTTTTCTTTGTTGTAACACTTATCAAATTCAGAAATGCATTTGCTTTTATCTATATCTTTGGTTCTGTAATCGTAACAGTATAATAGGAATGATGAATACCAGTCTCTTTGTACCTCTGTCCCATCTTGCAGCTTATACATTCGGTCAGATAGTTTCTTTTTAATATAGTCATCAACAGTATGATCATATTGACTTGCTCTGTAATCATTAGATACTTCAATATATATACCACCTGATACCTTGAATTTCTGTTCTACAGCAGCTTGAAACCCAGAAGGACATCTATTCTTTATGGATCTGCCAAAACGCTTTTTCCTATGAAACTTGCCTTTACTATTGACCGTAGTTTCTTTGGCTCGTCTCATAAGCTTGCCTGCATTTTTAGGTTCTGTGATAAATACATCTCCAAGACTTCTTAAATGGTTAGTGTCTTCATTTATTGCAAGCTGTCTGTTTATGGCATTGATGCGACATAATTCAGAGTGTTTCTCTTTTAACTTCTTATAATGATTAGAATATCTCCAAGTCTTGCGACCTTTTTTAACAGTACCATCATCATTATAATTCTGCGGATTAGTTACACGTCTTGACCTGTCCATAGCACGGTATAGCAGACGTTCTTTTCTCTCAGAAGTCTGAATACTGCTGCCATGCTCTGAAAGATTCTTAAGTCCTACTTCTGTATCGGAAGTATAGGCAACTGTCTGTGTACCAATATCAGCATCGATCATTCCTTTGCCATATTTATGTCTTGGATTGCCAAATCTATCATATTTAGGTTTTGCCCTGCCTTCGATGGTTAAATGTAAATATACTCTGTATTTACCTCTTATCATCCTGGGAACAAGCGTAGCATAGCAGGGTCTGTATGTATCTATGCAACAGCCATCTTTAATAAGAATACTAACAGCCCTGTTATCCAAGATCTCAGATTCGGCAAGATATGATACAACAGCATCTACTTCATCCTGCTGGAATCTATCATTTACCTGTATTCCAAATACCATCCTGCCAAGTTTGAACTGCAGCTTATTATCTGTAACGGATATAGGTAAACCACGATTTATCTGCTTTGCACGAATACAAGGCAGTTCTCCATATCTTGAGAAATGAATGGCATTACCATTACCATATAAGCATTTTTCAATACCACGCCATATATCTTCGGCTTTAGTCAGAGCGAATACAGCGTCTACACCATATTTCTTGCCTATTGGAATCATGGACGTTCTGCAGTATTCCCATGTAATATTATAAGCTTTCTGCATTTCATTAAGCTGTTTGGCATAAGTTTTTCGTTTATCCTTATCTTTAGAATTACCATAAAGAAATAGTAATTTTCGGTATCTCTTTGTACGCATAAGCTGGTTATAATTCTTTCTCATAAGACCTACAAGTTCGTTGCCTGCTTTTCTGATCTTATTCGAAAGCTTTACAACTTTTTGTATATCAGAAGAAGACATATCAGTTTCAGCAGCCAGGATATGCCTGTCAGAAAGCTTATGAAATTGTTTAAGATGTCTTTTATGTTCTTTATCAGTTATCATTTTTCTGCTCCTTAATATTATCTTAATTACTGTAGATACAAAATATCCTCTAGACCATAAAATACCGCATCCTGCATAGAATTGTATTAATTGTGGAAATGCCTTGAATAGTTCAATAGCACTTATATCTTTAAAAGTCCTTACAACATCACAGGGAGCAGCAGTTTGTGGTACATCTACAAAGACATGTATATGGTCAGGCTTCACTTCAAGAGCCTTAATGTGGTAATAGATTTTTCTGTGATATCTGTTTCAATATTTCCTCTACATTACCTTTTAATACCAGAAATATGAATTTAGAATACCTAATGATGTGATACTGTATCAGATATTTTCAATACGAAGCAAGTCAAGAAATATGATACTCTCACCTTCCTCAGCAGAATAGATACGTGCAAGGTTTTCAAGTTCTGTTTTCCATCCGGCAGGAATGGAGATATTTATTTGTACATTGTCACTTTTAGTTCGTGCCATTACTTTTTCCACAACTTGAATGATATGCTGAATTATTAGGATTACACTGTTCTGCATGGTTATTATTGTTCGCTATATGTGCAGCATTATTAGGATTTTTCTGATTACAGTGATGGTTGTTGTGTTGTATGTATGCTTATATCATAGTTACTTTTACTAATGATCTGTTTACTTTCTATACTTTAATATACATAGATTATATATCATTTTTCTAAGTATATATCAAGTGAAATGTGGCTTTCATCCCACACGCAAGCGTGTGGTTTTTTCGCCACAAATTTATAACGTAATAATCCATGATCATTGAAGCAGCACCCAGAATAAGCACCACCTTGATTATGAGGATGATCAGGAGAGAGGGCAATCCCCTCATCCTGATAGTAAAGGAAATCTTTAGTGGTGAATTGTTTCCAATACTTTAATCCACCTTCAGGTTCGTAAGAATACTGATAATAGATATGATATACTCCATCTTTTTCTATAAGCCCATTAGGATCATTCATCCATCCAGATACAGGTTCTAGATGATATTTTAGTTTATACATTTCCTTCATAAAAATCTCCTTATGCAACCTTAGCTTCTACGACTGGATTCGCTATTTCTACAACATCTGTATTGGCATCAACAGCACCACTCCCAAAAATAATCTGGAACTGTTCCTGGACAAGGAATGTTCCCTTAACTCCATCTACAGATTCTAAAGCTTTTTCATCTGCAAATGATGGATCCTTCAACATCAATCTTAAACGTGTAGCACAATGAAATGCCTTTTTGATGTTCTTAGGTCCACCAACGTGGGAGATGACTTCTTTTGCGACTTTGTTGTAGTCCATTGAAATTTCCTCCTTTATCAGTGCATTACCGATACCACATCTGTATCATAAACCACATGTAATGCTTTGCCAACAAAAATATGGAACCGATACCACTTTTTTTATAAAAAAAGCATCAGATACTTCTGACGCTTTCTCCTTCTATAAATGTGAAGTCAATAAGTGTAGCACGTTCGACCTCTTTTTCTTCAATCATATCAAGAATAATTTGTCCAGCCATCTGACCAGCATGGGCATAATGGAACTTAATAGTTGTAAGGGCAGGGGACATTACAGTAGAAGTCCAATAGCCACCAAATCCAGTTACTGAAACATCCTCAGGAATACGTAAACCGTGGTCTTTTAGAACCTTCATACATCCCATCGCAATCGTATCTGTTGCACAAATAATGGCAGTAGGACATTCATGATGATTTAAATAGTCATTTAATCGAGTTATTGTCTTTTCCACAGAGAAGTCTGTTTCTAGAAAATGAGGATGCACATCCTGTAAGCCATCATAAACACCCTGTCTACGAATTACTCCTACAGCCACATCTTTTCTGCTTACTCCTGCATATACAACATTCTTATGACCATTATTATAAATATACTCACCTATCTTATAACCTGCTTCATAATCGTTATTAATAACACTTACACCATCATCATAGGCCTGCGCCATAAAGACAATAGGAATGGAACTCTTAGAGGCAATATCTCTATGTGCCATTGTGATAGATGTTGCAAGAAGGACAATTCCATCCACCTTTAGCTGCATAAGTTTAGTAATAGATTTGATTTCATCGAGTTCATCATGATTTGTATTAATGATAATTGTCGTATAATGATGTTTCTTTAAGAACTGATCAATGTTCATCATCATACGACTAGAAGCATATGAAGTAAGAGTAGGGCATACAATACCCACGGTATGTGTCTTGTTGGCTTTTAAATTCGCAGCAAGCACATTAGGTTCATAATCATACTCTTTCACAATCTTCTCTATCTTCTGACGTGTTTCTTCTTTTACATAGCCACCATTAAAATAACGAGAAACAGTTGTCTTAGACACACCTGCAACTTTCGCAATATCGGCCATAGTCATCTTCTTCATGTTAATCCTCACTAAATAAACTCATGATTTCTTCACCACTCATAGTCGTAATAGAACCACTATTACCTTCCACAAAACGATCTGCAAGATCCTTCTTTGCAGCCTGCAATGTCTGAATCTTTTCTTCAATAGAATCAGCCATAATCAATTTATATACAAATACCTTATTCTTCTGACCGATACGATATGCTCTATCAGTTGCCTGATTTTGTGCAGACATATTCCACCAAGGGTCAAAATGAACAACACCTTCTGCAGCAGTCAAGTTTAAACCAGTACCTCCAGCCTTCAAACTAATTAAGAAGACTGTTGTATCATCGTTCTGATAAGCATCCACTAATCCTTTACGTTTCTCTTTTTCTGTATCACCAGTCAACATATAATAAGATGTCTTACTCTTATCTAATTCTTTTGCAAGAAGATTCAATAAGCTCTTAAATGACGAGAATACAATAATCTTCTTGTTATTATCTTTATATGTCTGAATAATATTTAAACATGCTTCCATCTTAGAAGACTTATGTTTTACATCATCAAAGACAATACGAGGTTCGCAGCAGATCTGTCTTAACTTTGTCAACATCGCAAGAATCTGAATGCGGTCCTTAGAACCATCTAAAGTCTTTAATAACTGATTGGCCTGTGCTAAATGTGCTAAATAGAGCTTCTTTTCATCTTCACTGAAGTCTACAAGTACAGTATTTTCAATCTTATCAGGTAAATCTTTTAATACTTCATTCTTCGTACGTCTTAATACAAAAGGTGAAATCATCTTCTGTAATTGTGTCTGTGTTTCTTCATCATGATCCTTGACAATAGGTGCTTCATAATGAGACTTAAAATAACGATAGTTATATAAATAATCTTTATTTAAGAAGTCAAAAATGGACCATAACTCAGCCAGTGAGTTTTCAATAGGTGTACCAGTTAACGCAAAACGCTGTTTACCTTCTAATGATTTTACTGCAATCGCATTCTTAGTTTTCTGATTCTTAATATACTGTGCTTCATCTAAGACAATAAAATCAAATGTGATACCTTTATATTGTTCATAATCCTTACGAATATAGTCATAAGAAGTAATCATAACATCAAACTGTTTATAGCTTTTAATAATCTCTTTACGTTCCTTCGCACTTCCCATAACACAAGTCACCTTTAAATGAGAAGAGAACTTATTAAACTCATCTAACCAGTTTAAAATCAATGAAGCAGGACAGATAATAACAGAGAAATGATGTTCATTACTTTCTAATAAACTCATAATCTGAATCGTTTTACCTAGCCCCATATCATCGGCAAGAATACCACCAAAATGAAGGTCATTCATAGTAGAAAGCCATTGGAAACCTTCCTTCTGATAATCTCTTAAAATAGGTGCATAACGCTCATTTAAAGGATGTTCATGATGTGTATAGTTCTTTAAATGGTCTAATACATCCTTAAATGATTCTTCACGATTGACCTGTACATATTCAAAACCTTGAGTGGCTAAGTCCATCTGATGAGCTCTATTCAGATTTAAATCAATAGTACCATCTTCAGAAATATCTTTAGGTAGAATATGATACTGATCCATCATCTGACCTAACTCATCTAATTCATGTGTATCAATATAAAGTAACTGACCATTTTTTAAACGATGATAACGTTTCTTCTTCTGATGACTTGCTATAATATCAGCCAGTTCTTCTTTAGGAACATCTAAAGAATCCAGATTCATTTCTAATAAATTATGGGAAACCTTAATACCAACAGATAAGTTCATAGACTTCTTAGAACCAATAGCCTGTAAAGAATCAGATACATAAACATCTGTCAACTTATTCAAGTGATTTAAACCATCATGAATCATATCAATGGTTTCATCGCGATGTGTATCAAAACGCATAGGTCCTGACATATCATCAGGATTATATTTCTCTAGGAAACTAATAATCAAATCTGCCTTTAAAGAATGAGGTACATCATCTTTAAGAATATCATGCTTACCATCCTCATATGTTCCCATTAAAGTAATCAAAGCATATTCATCTTCATCTACATCTGCATAGATTTCTAGATGCGTTTCTTCCTTAATCTTATCTTCTAGACCTACATACTCAATATATTTCTTTGTAGGAGAAATAATATAACGTGTAAAGTTTTCTAACTGATCATGAGATACATAAAGACGCTGTAATGTATCAAATCGATTCAATAACTCAACACTTACTCCCTGCTTATCAAAACGATAACGTGTAAAAGAATGTGTAGAAGGGCTATAACTATATAAGTTCTTCTTACCAATATAGTAA
This window contains:
- a CDS encoding GGGtGRT protein, whose amino-acid sequence is MAITFEGYERRINQINKTLNEYGIKDIEEAKKICDDKGIDVYNIVKSTQPICFENACWAYTVGAAIAIKKGDVKAADAAKTIGIGLQSFCIPGSVADDRKVGLGHGNLGSRLLDEETQCFAFLAGHESFAAAEGAIKIALNANKVRKHPLRVILNGLGKDAAKIISRINGFTYVETQFDYFTGEVKELSRTAYSDGDRAKVNCYGADDVREGVAIMHKEGVDVSITGNSTNPTRFQHPVAGTYKKECIEQGKKYFSVASGGGTGRTLHPDNMAAGPASYGMTDTMGRMHSDAQFAGSSSVPAHVEMMGLIGMGNNPMVGATVAVAVAIEEASK
- a CDS encoding iron-sulfur cluster assembly scaffold protein — encoded protein: MIYSKEVEEMYCVKQGGNHGCAPIPEEGKWVYSKEIKDISAYTHGIGWCAPQQGACKLSLNVKEGIIEEALIETIGCSGMTHSAAMAAEALVGRTLLEALNTDLVCDAINTAMRELFLQIVYGRSQSAFSEGGLVVGAGLEDLGKGLRSMVGTSYATKKKGPRYLELTEGYITRVALDNDDQIIGYEFVNLGRMMDMIKAGEDANEAVKKATGSYGRFADAAKYIDPRKE
- a CDS encoding peptidoglycan recognition protein family protein, translated to MKHKRLTTKQKRILKNILVVILLIISFPSYTPSQVIIESDHILISNHLLSRPIECISFDGLTYTGMDGKKYSHKNYVGVQPLTISNTITFSSSKTLYSAPFSYYATSNTVPAGSYHVTKEAGRYMYIEGKGWVSSQYVSIDVNNSIENTTGIPLYKDYMIPETSSHRTHYAMRPLYITIHTTDNTSKGADALSHAKLQYTGNVRSASWHYTVDDHSIYQSLPLNQQAGHAGDGVMPGNSASIAIEICVNSDGNLYMAEKNAAKLAAALLKQYNLSVDQLRMHHDWSGKECPRPMIEGQSGSMNWESFKKQVYNYMRTV
- a CDS encoding Hsp20/alpha crystallin family protein; translated protein: MRFLPGFYDVFDDMFDDGWMSPSTNAMQCDIKEVDNNYEMNIALPGYKKEDISLDLTDGYLTVSANTNQDKEEKDKNGKVIRSERYTGSCSRKFYVGEGYKEEDFTAKFENGELMIAFPKTEPEKIEEKKPIMIE
- a CDS encoding Hsp20/alpha crystallin family protein, with the translated sequence MRFLPGFYDVFDDMFDDGWMSPSTNAMQCDIKEVDNNYEMNIALPGYKKEDISLDLTDGYLTVSANTNQDKEEKDKNGKVIRSERYTGSCSRKFYVGEGYKEEDFTAKFENGELMITFPKTEPEKIEEKKPIMIE
- a CDS encoding Hsp20/alpha crystallin family protein, whose product is MRYYPNFNDVFDDLFDSGVNTTKANTMLCDIRETENTYEMNIALPGYKKENIALELKDGYLKVSASAKKEETAGRIVRRERYSGNCSRSFYVGEGFTEEDIKAKFDNGELMISVPKEAPKRVEKKSITIY
- a CDS encoding GH32 C-terminal domain-containing protein, whose product is MNYEDGLLTIDMNKSGSGRGVKHIKIPEMNNMTLFSDTSSLELFINDGAYAFTTRIYNNSDTIEIISNKEIDMTAYQLKAIDLEPAK